One window from the genome of Salisaeta longa DSM 21114 encodes:
- a CDS encoding DHH family phosphoesterase produces MLYPLALTRALRMLDRICSLIRDNERFFVVTHIRPDGDALGSQIALGHFLKALGKEVTLLNSDDPPPNLEWMPGIDAVETFDGSVAYHEALNDADVVFVVDANDADRLGRLGPIVEAGAADTVLIDHHQAPDTWFTVSYVRSEAAATGEMIYDIIAAYDADRIDATIATALYTAIMTDTGSFRFTSVTPRIHRIIADVLERGSIQPAPIHEQIYDRKSMPALRLLGLMLNRIRLRYDGQVAYSILTQRMVDDAGASWNDKDGFVNYLLSIDGVRAALLFSEVNDGAKISFRSEAGTRVDEWARSFDGGGHKNAAGAYVRRPSLKEVVDHVLDAAPRFLDLAPEAATHNMLSAEDEDYLRTLMDAQHEDA; encoded by the coding sequence ATGCTATATCCTCTTGCACTGACTCGCGCGCTGCGCATGCTCGACCGCATTTGCTCTCTCATTCGCGACAACGAACGCTTCTTCGTTGTCACCCACATTCGACCGGATGGCGACGCGCTCGGGTCGCAGATTGCGCTGGGCCACTTCCTGAAGGCCCTGGGGAAAGAGGTGACGCTCCTCAACAGCGACGACCCGCCGCCCAATCTTGAGTGGATGCCCGGCATTGACGCCGTGGAGACCTTTGACGGGTCGGTGGCTTACCACGAGGCGCTCAACGACGCCGACGTCGTGTTTGTGGTGGACGCCAACGACGCCGATCGCCTCGGACGGCTCGGCCCCATCGTGGAGGCCGGCGCGGCCGATACGGTGCTCATCGACCACCACCAGGCGCCCGACACGTGGTTCACCGTGTCGTACGTGCGTAGCGAGGCGGCCGCCACCGGCGAGATGATTTACGACATCATTGCGGCGTACGATGCCGACCGCATCGACGCCACCATTGCCACGGCGCTGTACACCGCCATCATGACCGACACCGGCTCGTTTCGGTTCACGAGCGTCACGCCGCGCATCCACCGCATCATTGCCGATGTGCTGGAGCGCGGCAGCATTCAGCCGGCGCCCATCCACGAGCAGATCTACGACCGCAAGTCGATGCCCGCGCTTCGGCTGTTGGGCCTCATGCTCAATCGTATCCGGCTGCGCTACGACGGCCAGGTGGCGTACTCCATCCTCACGCAGCGCATGGTCGACGACGCGGGCGCAAGCTGGAACGACAAGGACGGCTTCGTCAACTACCTGCTTTCCATTGACGGCGTGCGCGCCGCGCTGCTCTTTAGCGAAGTGAACGACGGCGCGAAGATCAGCTTCCGCTCAGAAGCCGGCACCCGCGTAGACGAATGGGCCCGCAGCTTCGACGGCGGCGGCCACAAAAATGCCGCCGGGGCCTACGTGCGCCGTCCGTCCTTGAAAGAGGTCGTCGACCACGTGCTTGACGCCGCGCCGCGCTTCCTCGACCTTGCTCCCGAGGCGGCCACGCACAACATGCTCTCGGCCGAAGATGAAGATTACCTGCGCACGCTGATGGATGCGCAGCACGAAGACGCGTAA
- the uvrA gene encoding excinuclease ABC subunit UvrA, with protein MNERITIRGAREHNLKNVDLDIPRNQLVVITGLSGSGKSSLAFDTIYAEGQRRYMESLSAYARQFLEMMERPDVDYIDGLSPVISIEQKTVSGNPRSTVGTVTEVYDFLRLLYARAATAYSHETGNKMRKQSDDEIIDGLLDFADGTRLMILAPVVRGRKGHYRELFEQTASQGFEQFRVDGTLRRYEEGMKLERYETHDIEVVVDRVVVKDGLRARLNQSVSTALEMGEGTLIAHVMDGPRAGDHLFSRHLVDPETGLSYDEPAPNLFSFNTPYGACPACDGLGVANEIDPALVIPDPSKSIAEGGLVPLGTPRDTWIFSQLEAVAAAYDFDFETPLGTLSDEQMAVILEGAGEEQFDITYGYKGRDVRYTHRYGGLYQHIWHTYEETNSSKQRRWAESFMRKLPCRRCGGGRLNKVALSYKVGGQTIADLAQMDLQRLRSFVDEMTFDTARQRTIARPILKEVAERLDFLIGVGVGYLTLDRSARTLSGGESQRIRLATQVGTQLTGVLYVLDEPSIGLHPRDNTRLIRTLKNLRDLGNSVLVVEHDREMIEAADYVVDLGPGAGVHGGHVLTAGPPEALTVQPERNGTAEAYESEHYDFKSLTAAYLHSDRVIPLPEARAEGTGEAIVLKGATGHNLKGDPLRLPLGQFVCVTGVSGSGKSTLINQTLYPILARHHHNAKAVPLPYDEVAGIDGIDKVIEIDQKPIGRTPRSNPATYTKLMDYLRNLFADVPEAKIRGYDRGRFSFNTKGGRCEKCGGTGTVTLEMNFLPDVDVTCDECHGQRYNPETLEVRYKGKNIAEVLDMTVAEALRFFENVPRIHRVLNTLEAVGLGYITLGQRSTTLSGGEAQRVKLSKELSRPGTGDTLYILDEPTTGMHFEDIRHLLRVLRALVDKGNTVVVIEHNMDVVKMADHIVDLGPEGGAAGGRILFEGTPEALAAADTYTSRYVREELERAEAASARRAAAA; from the coding sequence ATGAACGAACGCATCACCATCCGCGGCGCGCGCGAGCACAACCTCAAAAATGTTGACCTCGACATTCCGCGCAATCAGCTCGTCGTCATCACCGGGCTCTCGGGCTCGGGCAAATCGAGCCTCGCCTTCGATACGATCTACGCCGAGGGGCAGCGCCGCTACATGGAAAGCCTCAGCGCCTACGCCCGGCAGTTTTTGGAGATGATGGAGCGCCCCGATGTGGACTACATCGACGGCCTCTCGCCGGTCATCTCCATCGAGCAGAAAACGGTGAGCGGCAACCCGCGCTCTACCGTGGGCACCGTCACCGAGGTGTACGACTTTTTGCGGCTGCTGTATGCGCGGGCCGCGACGGCCTACTCGCACGAGACGGGCAACAAAATGCGCAAGCAGTCCGATGACGAAATCATTGACGGGCTGCTCGACTTTGCCGACGGCACCCGCCTCATGATTCTGGCGCCGGTGGTGCGCGGGCGGAAGGGGCACTACCGCGAGCTGTTCGAGCAGACGGCCAGCCAGGGGTTCGAGCAGTTTCGCGTGGATGGCACGCTGCGGCGCTACGAGGAGGGCATGAAGCTGGAGCGCTACGAGACGCACGATATTGAGGTGGTGGTGGACCGGGTGGTGGTGAAGGACGGCCTGCGGGCGCGCCTCAACCAGAGCGTGAGCACGGCCCTGGAGATGGGCGAGGGCACGCTGATTGCGCATGTAATGGACGGGCCGCGGGCGGGCGATCATCTGTTTAGCCGCCACCTCGTCGATCCGGAGACGGGCCTGTCGTACGATGAGCCCGCTCCCAACCTCTTCTCCTTCAACACGCCGTACGGTGCGTGCCCGGCGTGCGATGGCCTGGGCGTTGCCAACGAGATTGACCCCGCGCTCGTCATCCCCGATCCGTCAAAGTCCATTGCCGAGGGGGGCCTCGTACCGCTGGGCACGCCGCGCGACACGTGGATCTTTAGCCAGCTGGAAGCGGTGGCTGCGGCGTATGACTTCGACTTTGAGACGCCGCTGGGCACGCTCTCCGATGAGCAAATGGCGGTCATCTTGGAGGGCGCGGGCGAGGAGCAGTTCGACATCACGTACGGCTACAAGGGACGCGACGTGCGCTACACGCACCGCTACGGCGGGCTCTACCAGCACATCTGGCACACCTACGAGGAGACGAACTCTTCGAAGCAGCGGCGCTGGGCCGAGTCGTTTATGCGCAAGCTGCCGTGCCGGCGCTGCGGCGGGGGCCGCTTGAACAAGGTGGCGCTCAGCTACAAAGTGGGCGGCCAAACCATCGCGGACCTCGCGCAGATGGACCTGCAGCGCCTCCGCTCGTTCGTCGACGAGATGACGTTCGATACCGCGCGCCAGCGCACCATCGCGCGGCCGATCCTCAAAGAAGTGGCCGAGCGCCTCGACTTCCTCATTGGCGTGGGCGTGGGCTACCTGACGCTCGACCGCTCGGCGCGCACCCTCTCTGGCGGCGAGAGTCAGCGCATTCGCCTGGCGACGCAAGTGGGCACGCAGCTCACCGGCGTGCTGTACGTGCTCGATGAGCCCTCCATTGGCCTGCACCCGCGCGACAACACGCGGCTCATCCGCACGCTCAAGAACCTGCGCGACCTGGGCAACTCGGTGCTCGTGGTTGAGCACGACCGCGAAATGATTGAGGCCGCCGACTACGTCGTAGACCTTGGGCCGGGGGCGGGCGTGCACGGCGGCCACGTGCTTACGGCAGGCCCGCCCGAAGCCCTCACCGTACAGCCCGAGCGCAACGGCACCGCCGAAGCGTACGAGAGCGAGCACTACGACTTTAAGAGCCTCACCGCGGCGTACCTGCACAGCGATCGCGTCATTCCCCTGCCCGAAGCGCGCGCCGAGGGCACCGGCGAGGCGATTGTACTGAAAGGGGCCACGGGGCACAACCTGAAGGGCGACCCGCTGCGGCTGCCGCTCGGACAGTTTGTGTGCGTGACGGGCGTCAGCGGCTCCGGCAAGTCGACGCTCATCAACCAGACGCTGTACCCCATTCTGGCGCGGCACCACCACAACGCCAAGGCTGTGCCGTTGCCCTACGACGAGGTAGCGGGCATCGACGGCATCGACAAGGTCATCGAGATCGATCAGAAGCCCATTGGGCGCACGCCACGCTCCAATCCGGCCACCTACACCAAGCTCATGGACTACCTGCGCAACCTGTTTGCGGATGTGCCCGAGGCAAAAATTCGTGGGTACGACCGGGGGCGCTTCTCCTTTAACACCAAAGGCGGGCGGTGCGAGAAATGCGGCGGCACCGGCACCGTAACGCTGGAGATGAACTTCTTGCCGGATGTGGATGTGACGTGCGACGAATGCCACGGGCAGCGCTACAATCCCGAGACGCTGGAGGTGCGGTACAAGGGCAAGAACATTGCCGAGGTGCTGGACATGACCGTGGCCGAGGCGCTGCGCTTCTTCGAGAACGTGCCGCGCATCCATCGGGTGCTGAACACGCTGGAAGCGGTGGGGCTGGGCTACATCACCCTGGGGCAGCGCTCCACCACGCTGTCTGGCGGCGAGGCGCAGCGCGTAAAGCTGTCCAAAGAACTGTCGCGCCCCGGCACCGGCGACACGCTGTACATTTTGGACGAGCCCACCACCGGCATGCACTTCGAGGACATCCGCCACTTGCTGCGCGTGCTTCGGGCGCTGGTGGACAAGGGCAACACGGTGGTTGTCATTGAGCACAACATGGATGTGGTGAAGATGGCCGACCACATTGTCGACCTCGGGCCCGAGGGCGGTGCGGCCGGGGGGCGCATCTTGTTTGAGGGAACGCCCGAGGCCCTCGCGGCCGCCGATACATACACGTCGCGCTACGTGCGCGAGGAGCTGGAGCGGGCCGAGGCCGCATCGGCACGCCGCGCGGCGGCCGCCTAA
- a CDS encoding leucyl aminopeptidase family protein codes for MTITRSTDAPLAATPDVLIVPLVAAPAPPLVDALTDVLGDGLSAAVRDLKDDAGATRTLYPDALLGGRAVVVSCGPAAEVDAEALRIAAAAGVSAAREAPADTLGLLWPDVDLPTARIAEALATGAVLGGYRFRRYKTDDAPAVPGTLHVFPSDDTDGTAIDRGLRAGRIAAQAACTARDWVNRSPHEKSAPAFSEALQESGATHGYDVAVLDQSAIESEGMGGLLAVNRGSHAPPTFNILTHTPDDAVNRRPIVLVGKGVMFDTGGLSLKPTKDSMDMMKCDMAGAAAVMGTFEALAALEVPLHVIGLIPATDNRPGYNAYVPGDVVHMHDGTTVEVLNTDAEGRLCLADALSYAKRYNPTLAIDLATLTGAAVVALGHEAAALMTAEDDAAAERLFAMQRAGERTGERVHPLPMYDRYGTLLESDVADLKNVGGRAAGSITAGKFLEHFAPSPWLHLDIAGTAFLQQKKDYRPAGGTGFGVRLLVDFLREYVTTHAD; via the coding sequence ATGACCATTACCCGCTCCACCGACGCGCCGCTCGCGGCGACCCCCGACGTACTCATTGTCCCGCTTGTGGCCGCACCCGCACCGCCCTTGGTGGACGCCCTGACGGACGTGCTGGGGGACGGACTCTCCGCGGCCGTGCGCGACCTCAAGGACGACGCGGGCGCCACGCGCACCCTGTACCCCGATGCGCTGTTGGGCGGGCGCGCCGTGGTGGTGTCGTGCGGCCCGGCGGCCGAGGTGGATGCCGAAGCCCTGCGTATTGCCGCGGCCGCCGGCGTGTCCGCAGCACGCGAGGCCCCGGCCGATACCCTGGGCCTGCTGTGGCCCGACGTTGACCTGCCCACCGCGCGCATCGCCGAGGCCCTTGCGACCGGCGCCGTGCTGGGCGGCTACCGCTTTCGCCGCTACAAGACGGACGACGCGCCCGCCGTGCCCGGCACGCTGCACGTCTTCCCCAGCGATGATACCGACGGCACGGCCATCGATCGCGGGTTGCGCGCCGGACGCATCGCGGCACAGGCCGCCTGCACCGCGCGCGACTGGGTGAATCGCTCGCCCCACGAAAAATCGGCGCCCGCGTTCTCCGAGGCCCTGCAGGAATCCGGCGCCACCCATGGCTACGACGTAGCCGTGCTCGACCAGTCGGCCATCGAAAGCGAGGGGATGGGCGGGCTGCTGGCCGTGAATCGCGGCAGCCACGCGCCGCCCACCTTCAACATTCTCACGCACACGCCCGATGACGCCGTGAACCGGCGCCCCATCGTGCTGGTGGGCAAGGGCGTGATGTTTGACACCGGCGGCCTTTCGCTAAAGCCCACCAAGGACTCGATGGACATGATGAAGTGCGACATGGCCGGCGCCGCGGCCGTGATGGGCACGTTTGAGGCGCTGGCCGCGCTAGAGGTGCCGCTGCACGTCATCGGACTGATTCCGGCCACCGACAACCGGCCGGGCTATAACGCCTACGTGCCGGGCGATGTGGTACACATGCACGACGGCACCACCGTCGAGGTCCTCAACACCGACGCCGAGGGCCGCCTCTGCCTCGCCGACGCCCTCTCCTATGCCAAGCGCTACAACCCGACGCTTGCCATTGACCTGGCCACGCTCACCGGCGCCGCGGTGGTGGCGCTGGGCCACGAAGCCGCGGCCCTCATGACCGCCGAAGATGACGCCGCAGCCGAGCGCCTCTTTGCCATGCAGCGCGCCGGCGAGCGCACCGGCGAGCGCGTGCATCCGCTGCCCATGTACGACCGCTACGGCACGCTGCTGGAGAGCGACGTAGCCGACCTTAAAAATGTGGGCGGCCGGGCGGCGGGCAGCATCACGGCCGGGAAATTTCTGGAACACTTTGCCCCCAGCCCCTGGCTTCATCTTGACATTGCCGGCACGGCTTTTCTACAACAAAAGAAGGACTATCGCCCGGCCGGCGGCACGGGCTTTGGCGTGCGGCTGTTGGTCGACTTTTTGCGTGAATATGTGACGACGCATGCCGACTGA
- a CDS encoding LAGLIDADG family homing endonuclease, giving the protein MSESSATASTGAPALPDADALADGLSIERVFSSEDTHPFDELDWDRRTAAIKNPDGEAIFEQEDVEFPSSWSQLATNVVASKYFYGDQDAGNGSPADGQREYSVKQLVERVTRTIADWGRAQDYFATEEDAETFYEELTWLCVNQYGAFNSPVWFNVGLGQQYGIRDTGDKKIYGWDDEAQAIVQVDPYEHPQASACFIVDVEDSIDGIWRTMAESARLFKFGSGVGGDWSTLRSSKEKLSGGGVPSGPVSFMKVQDATGGTIKSGGKTRRAAIMQTLKCWHPDVEAFVKAKQEEEKKAWALIEQGYDGSFNGPAYGAVDFQNVNQSLRVTDAFMEAAETGDTYPLRAVLDGEVIDEVDAAALLEQVAEGTYICGDPGLQYEDTIQQWHTCPNTDKINSSNPCVTGDTLVATAHGLRRIDSLLGETPRIVGLDGKLHRATRVIETGTKPVYRLRTKSGYTIKLTADHPVWTENRGDVPAAELTKDDTVRLMQPRFGTDALAADTAEYVGLMLGDGCISGTVATLAMDKDQETLVAEKAAAVVNRFQRQRGTVAVTERDTSAAVATSAASVRELLDRYVVLDEGSSAKRLKDTAFALDRESMAALLRGLFTADGTVVDNADKSQYVGLDSTSETLLEQVQTLLLGFGIKGKLYRNRRLTSRALMPDGKGGLKEYDVKQLHSLRITRSSRVRFAEEIGFMAESQKSAALQALNERVGTYRDRMTDRVVSMELLGEEPVYDLTEPATDHFVANGVAVHNCSEYMFLDNSACNLASLNLRKYQRADGSVDVERLRAAARIFITAQEILVDNAGYPSEAIARNSHAFRPLGLGFANLGALLMSMGYPYDSDEGRAVAGAVQAINHCEAYARSAEIAANKAIGPFDGYAENEEPFLDVMRQHQAAVEDIDRGLCPDELLSGARESAARMVALGERHGYRNAQATVIAPTGTIGFYMDCDTTGIEPDIALVKYKLLAGEGEGMMKIVNKSVPNALERLGYSDEEIESIIAYIDTNDTIEGAPALKDEHLPVFDCAFKPANGERSIHHMGHIRMMAAVQPFVSGAISKTVNMPEHATVEDIADAYHKGWDLGCKAIAIYRENSKRSQPLSTSEGGNTQSAEKEQAAEPAEASVDPSGDGAPQYAADEAPAIDDEQVVYKPRRKRLPDERPSITHKFSIAGHEGYLTIGLYPETQQPGEIFITIAKQGSTLAGMMDAFATSISIALQYGVPLADLCRKFSHMRFEPSGFTQNDQIPIAKSMMDYIFRYLSLKFLDADPQDAEATPDPSRAAAEETTSRSGHTASPADDLGTLDAPTAPIDDALIGQTVNAFMDATVDNASQADAVKDDVAATFQNASDAPPCPECGSITVRNGSCHMCPNCGSTTGCG; this is encoded by the coding sequence ATGTCCGAATCATCCGCTACCGCCTCCACCGGTGCGCCCGCCCTGCCCGACGCCGACGCGTTGGCCGACGGGCTCTCCATCGAGCGCGTATTCTCGTCGGAAGACACGCATCCGTTTGACGAGCTTGACTGGGACCGCCGCACCGCGGCCATCAAAAACCCTGACGGCGAGGCCATCTTCGAACAAGAAGACGTCGAGTTTCCGTCGTCGTGGAGTCAGCTCGCCACCAACGTGGTGGCCTCCAAATACTTTTACGGCGACCAAGATGCCGGCAACGGCTCGCCGGCCGACGGCCAGCGCGAGTATTCCGTCAAGCAGCTGGTGGAGCGCGTCACCCGCACCATTGCCGACTGGGGCCGCGCGCAAGACTACTTTGCGACGGAAGAAGACGCCGAGACGTTTTACGAGGAGCTGACCTGGCTGTGCGTGAACCAGTACGGGGCGTTCAACTCGCCCGTGTGGTTTAATGTGGGCCTCGGGCAGCAGTACGGCATCCGCGACACCGGCGACAAAAAGATCTACGGCTGGGACGACGAGGCACAAGCGATTGTGCAGGTCGACCCGTACGAGCACCCGCAGGCCTCGGCGTGCTTCATCGTTGACGTCGAGGACTCCATCGACGGCATCTGGCGCACCATGGCCGAGAGCGCGCGCCTGTTCAAGTTCGGATCGGGCGTGGGCGGCGACTGGTCGACCCTGCGTTCCTCGAAGGAGAAGCTCTCCGGCGGCGGCGTGCCCTCGGGGCCCGTCAGCTTTATGAAGGTGCAAGACGCCACCGGCGGCACCATCAAGAGCGGCGGCAAAACGCGTCGGGCCGCGATCATGCAAACCCTCAAGTGCTGGCACCCCGACGTGGAAGCGTTCGTGAAGGCCAAGCAAGAGGAGGAGAAGAAGGCATGGGCCCTCATCGAACAGGGCTACGACGGCTCGTTTAACGGGCCTGCGTATGGCGCGGTCGACTTCCAGAACGTCAACCAGAGCCTGCGCGTCACCGATGCCTTCATGGAAGCGGCCGAGACGGGCGACACCTACCCGCTGCGCGCCGTGCTAGACGGCGAAGTGATCGACGAGGTAGATGCCGCCGCGCTCCTCGAACAAGTGGCCGAGGGCACCTACATCTGCGGCGATCCCGGCCTGCAGTACGAAGACACCATCCAGCAGTGGCACACGTGTCCGAACACCGACAAGATCAATTCCAGCAATCCCTGCGTGACGGGCGACACGCTCGTAGCCACCGCGCACGGTCTGCGCCGCATTGACAGCCTGCTTGGGGAAACGCCACGTATCGTTGGGCTCGATGGCAAGCTGCACCGCGCGACTCGTGTCATTGAAACCGGCACAAAGCCCGTGTACCGCCTTCGTACGAAAAGCGGCTACACGATTAAGCTCACCGCGGATCATCCTGTTTGGACAGAGAACCGCGGCGACGTACCTGCTGCGGAGCTGACCAAAGACGACACGGTGCGGCTCATGCAGCCCCGCTTCGGCACGGATGCGTTGGCGGCAGATACGGCCGAGTACGTAGGTTTGATGCTAGGTGACGGATGCATCAGCGGCACCGTTGCTACGCTTGCGATGGACAAAGATCAAGAGACGCTTGTTGCTGAAAAGGCAGCAGCGGTTGTCAATCGGTTCCAGCGGCAGCGTGGCACGGTGGCAGTCACCGAGCGTGATACAAGCGCCGCAGTAGCAACGTCTGCCGCGTCTGTACGCGAGCTGTTGGATCGGTACGTGGTGCTAGATGAGGGATCGAGCGCCAAACGGCTTAAAGACACTGCATTTGCCCTCGATCGCGAGAGTATGGCTGCGTTGTTGCGCGGGCTCTTTACGGCCGACGGTACCGTGGTAGACAACGCCGACAAGAGCCAGTACGTTGGCCTCGACTCGACTTCTGAGACGCTGCTGGAACAAGTCCAAACCTTGCTGCTCGGATTCGGCATCAAGGGTAAACTGTATCGTAACCGCCGCCTGACCAGCCGTGCGTTGATGCCGGATGGAAAAGGGGGACTGAAGGAGTACGATGTCAAGCAACTGCACAGCTTGCGCATCACGCGTTCCAGCCGCGTTCGCTTTGCAGAAGAAATCGGCTTCATGGCCGAGAGCCAAAAGTCTGCGGCGCTCCAGGCACTCAACGAGCGCGTGGGCACCTACCGCGATCGCATGACAGATCGCGTCGTATCGATGGAGCTGCTTGGCGAAGAGCCGGTCTACGACCTCACCGAGCCGGCAACTGATCACTTTGTGGCCAATGGCGTCGCCGTGCACAATTGCTCCGAGTACATGTTCTTGGACAACTCGGCGTGTAATCTGGCATCGTTGAACCTGCGGAAGTATCAGCGGGCCGACGGGTCGGTAGATGTGGAGCGGCTGCGGGCCGCTGCGCGCATCTTTATTACGGCGCAGGAGATTCTGGTGGACAACGCCGGCTACCCAAGCGAAGCCATCGCGCGCAACAGCCACGCCTTCCGTCCGCTGGGGCTGGGCTTCGCCAACCTCGGCGCCCTCCTCATGTCGATGGGCTACCCGTACGACTCGGACGAGGGCCGCGCGGTGGCCGGGGCCGTGCAAGCCATCAACCACTGCGAGGCGTACGCCCGCAGCGCCGAGATCGCCGCGAACAAGGCCATCGGTCCGTTTGACGGCTATGCCGAGAACGAAGAACCGTTCTTGGACGTGATGCGCCAGCACCAGGCAGCGGTGGAAGACATCGACCGCGGGCTATGCCCCGACGAGCTGCTTTCGGGTGCCCGCGAAAGCGCCGCTCGCATGGTGGCCCTGGGCGAGCGGCATGGCTACCGCAACGCACAGGCCACAGTGATCGCGCCCACCGGCACGATTGGCTTCTACATGGACTGTGACACGACGGGCATCGAGCCGGACATTGCGCTGGTGAAGTACAAGCTGCTCGCCGGCGAGGGCGAGGGCATGATGAAGATCGTAAACAAGAGTGTGCCCAATGCCCTCGAGCGCCTTGGCTACTCCGACGAGGAGATCGAGTCAATCATTGCGTACATTGACACCAACGACACGATTGAGGGCGCGCCGGCGCTGAAAGACGAGCACCTGCCGGTGTTCGACTGCGCGTTCAAACCCGCCAACGGCGAGCGGTCCATTCACCACATGGGCCACATCCGCATGATGGCCGCCGTGCAGCCGTTTGTGTCCGGGGCAATTAGCAAGACGGTGAATATGCCCGAGCACGCCACGGTGGAGGACATCGCCGATGCGTACCACAAGGGGTGGGATCTTGGGTGCAAGGCAATCGCCATCTACCGCGAGAACTCGAAGCGCAGCCAGCCGCTCTCTACCTCCGAAGGCGGCAACACGCAGTCGGCGGAGAAGGAGCAGGCGGCAGAGCCCGCCGAGGCCTCGGTCGATCCTTCGGGCGACGGCGCGCCGCAGTACGCCGCCGACGAAGCGCCCGCGATTGACGACGAGCAGGTGGTCTACAAGCCGCGCCGCAAGCGTCTGCCCGACGAGCGGCCGTCCATCACCCACAAGTTCTCGATCGCTGGGCACGAGGGCTACCTCACCATCGGGCTCTACCCCGAGACGCAGCAGCCCGGTGAGATCTTTATCACCATCGCCAAGCAGGGCTCTACGCTGGCCGGCATGATGGACGCGTTTGCCACCAGCATCTCGATTGCGCTGCAGTACGGCGTGCCGCTGGCGGATCTGTGCCGCAAGTTTAGTCACATGCGCTTCGAGCCGAGTGGCTTTACGCAGAACGATCAGATCCCCATCGCGAAGTCGATGATGGATTACATCTTCCGCTACCTGAGCCTCAAGTTCTTGGACGCCGACCCGCAGGACGCGGAGGCGACCCCGGACCCTAGCCGGGCCGCTGCGGAGGAGACGACGTCCCGTAGCGGCCACACCGCCTCGCCCGCCGACGACCTGGGCACGCTCGACGCGCCCACCGCGCCGATCGACGATGCCCTGATTGGGCAGACGGTGAATGCGTTCATGGACGCGACGGTGGACAACGCCTCGCAGGCGGATGCGGTGAAGGACGACGTGGCGGCCACCTTCCAGAACGCCTCGGACGCGCCGCCGTGCCCCGAGTGCGGCTCCATCACCGTGCGCAACGGCAGCTGCCACATGTGCCCCAACTGTGGCAGCACCACGGGCTGCGGATGA
- the pdxA gene encoding 4-hydroxythreonine-4-phosphate dehydrogenase PdxA: MAIHRPTFQRPSPDRSRGNAPRVGITLGDPNGIGPEVILKCLHEPELPPMLPLVIGSPHVLRVHADTLGYSDLTIHVVDEVPETVPSDGITVLRVGEETPTVSFGAVTAAGGALAMEAVARAVDACTSGALDAMVTAPISKDAIAQAGHTAPGHTEFIAERTGTAQPTMMMVAGGLRVGLVTGHIPVSQIAAGITQEAILQKLRVLERSLTVDFGIEAPRIAVLGLNPHAGDGGVLGREEEQIIGPALARARGEGFDVEGPLPADGYFATQLDEGYDAVLAMYHDQGLVPFKALAFDRGVNYTAGLPIVRTSPDHGTAYGIAGKGMALPGSMRSALELAVVVAQNRARYEDAAQRVLP; the protein is encoded by the coding sequence ATGGCTATTCATCGCCCCACGTTTCAGCGCCCCTCGCCCGATCGTTCCCGCGGCAATGCCCCCCGCGTTGGCATCACCCTGGGCGACCCCAACGGCATCGGGCCGGAGGTCATCTTAAAGTGCCTGCATGAGCCCGAACTGCCGCCCATGCTGCCCCTGGTGATTGGCTCGCCGCACGTGCTGCGGGTGCACGCCGACACGCTGGGGTACTCCGACCTCACCATCCACGTGGTGGATGAGGTGCCGGAAACGGTTCCATCGGACGGCATCACGGTGCTGCGCGTGGGCGAGGAGACGCCCACGGTCTCGTTTGGCGCCGTCACGGCGGCAGGCGGTGCCCTGGCGATGGAGGCTGTGGCGCGTGCTGTGGATGCCTGCACGAGCGGCGCGCTCGATGCGATGGTCACCGCGCCCATCTCGAAGGACGCCATTGCCCAGGCCGGGCACACCGCGCCGGGGCACACCGAGTTTATCGCCGAACGCACCGGCACGGCCCAACCCACCATGATGATGGTGGCCGGGGGCTTGCGCGTGGGCCTCGTCACGGGCCACATCCCCGTCAGCCAGATTGCAGCCGGCATTACGCAGGAGGCCATCTTGCAGAAGCTCCGCGTGTTGGAGCGCTCGCTCACCGTCGACTTTGGCATTGAGGCGCCGCGCATTGCGGTGCTGGGCCTCAATCCGCACGCGGGCGACGGGGGCGTGTTGGGCCGCGAGGAGGAGCAGATCATCGGTCCGGCGCTGGCGCGCGCCCGCGGCGAAGGATTCGACGTGGAGGGCCCGCTGCCGGCCGATGGCTACTTTGCCACGCAGCTTGACGAAGGCTACGACGCGGTGCTGGCCATGTACCACGACCAGGGGCTGGTGCCGTTTAAGGCGCTTGCGTTCGACCGCGGCGTCAACTACACGGCGGGCCTGCCCATTGTGCGCACCTCGCCCGATCATGGCACGGCCTACGGCATCGCCGGCAAGGGCATGGCGCTGCCCGGCAGCATGCGCAGCGCGCTAGAGCTCGCCGTGGTGGTGGCCCAGAACCGTGCGCGCTACGAGGATGCCGCCCAGCGTGTGCTTCCCTAG